The Oncorhynchus mykiss isolate Arlee chromosome 20, USDA_OmykA_1.1, whole genome shotgun sequence genomic sequence cttttacgccaaacataacgttttgctttGTTGCCAAAAActttaattttggtttcatctgaccatagcaccttcttccacatgtttggtgtgtctcccaggtggcttgtggcaaactttaaccgacactttttatggatatctttaagaaatggatttcttcttgccactcttccataaaggccagatttgtgcaatatacgactgattgttgtcctatggacagagtctcccacctcagctgtagatctctgcagttcatccagagtgatcatgggcctcttggctgcatctctgatcagtcttctccttgtatgagctgaaagtttagagggacggccaggtcttggtagatttgcagtggtctgatactccttccatttcaatattatcgcttgcacagtgctccttgggatgtttaaagcttgggaaatcttttgtatccaaatccggctttaaacttcttcacaacagtatctcggacctgcctggtgtgttccttgttcttcatgatgctctctgcgcttttgacggacccctgagactatcacagtgcaggtgcatttatacggagacttgattacacacaggtggattgtatttatcatcattagtcatttaggtcaacattggatcattcagagatcctcactgaacttctggagagagtttgctgcactgaaagtaaaggggctgaataattttgcacgcccaatttttcagtttttgatttgttaaaaaagtttgaaatatccaataaatgtcgttccacttcatgattgtgtcccacttgttgttgattcttcacaaaaaaatacagttttatatctttatgtttaaagcctgaaatgtggcaaaaggtcgcaaagttcaagggggccgaatactttcgcaaggcactgtatattggtcatataccaccaacccccgaggtgccttattactattataaactggttaccaacgtaattagaacagcaacaagaaatgttttgtcaaacccacggctttcagccaatcagcattcagggctcgaaccacccagctTATAATGGCCGTTGTGTGTCATCAACTGTGATATTTCCCAGGATTGCCTGTGACTCAGCAGACTAACTGACAGGAGCAGGGGCTCCACaatcacatgacacacacacacacacacgtacacagacacTCATAGACATGCACAAGCGTACAAACACTCAGACAGAAGAAGAAGAGCACTTTATTGTTCATTTTCATGGAGAGAACGGAAATGTCTTTTTACTTTCAGCCCAaacccccaagacacacacactacacaaattGTTGAAGCTTATGTGTCATGGGCTGTATATAGAGATGGATCTATCCcgggacactgtgtgtgtgtgtgtgcgtgtgtgtgtgtgtgcgcgtgtgtgtgtgtgtgtgtgtgtgtgtgtgtgtgtgagagcgcccgtgtgtgtgtgtgtgcgtgtgtgtgtgtgtgtgtgtgtgtgatactgtatgAGATTCTTGGGATACATTGCAACCCGAGTGGAACATTCCAGCGTGCCGAGAAGCAGCTGTTCCCGAGTTTGTGTACGTGTGAGCTTACAAAAAGAGGGTCGCCTGTACTGAACCAGGGATCTGCGTGAGTATACGGTCGTGCTTACCGACACTTTACCGGACACGTTTACCATATGCTGGTCAGCACAGCCACCGAACTTCACCCCCCAGCCCAGCTGAGTTTAGCAAAGAAGTGACAGCGATGCTCCCTCAAAGGCCATCAACTCCTAACAGCTAAAGCACCTGTCGTCAGCGGAATGACTGTAGTCGTCATCCACAGAGTGTGGTGCAGTGTTACCTGGAGACAGTCCaggtgtgtgtcagagtgtggtGTAGTGTTACCTGGAGACAGTCCaggtgtgtgtcagagtgtgcaCGTTACCACTTCGGGCGGCGAGTGTGCATGTGAGCCAGGAGAATGTGTTCCAGGAAAATCACGGAATGTTCTGAGTATTCTTGGTCACTGTCCTGGTTAATGTGCACACAGGTGGGCAGGGATGTGTGATCCCCCCCCGGCTCATACCCTAAGTTGTCCTAGAGTGGAGATAGCCAGGGGAGGGGGTGGGGACAGGAACAGAGTGAGGAGGGAAATAAAAAATTGGGACAGTACAACAAGGACGTTGTTCCAGTAGGTCCCGTGGTTGGGGGAGGAGGGAGTGTTTTGTCTCCTAGTTAGTTTGGATGTTTTGTTGTCGGAGGAGGTGATCGGGAACTCAATGAGACTCTGGTCAACAGAAGTGCAATATAAAGGGAACACGTGGCCAAAAgaagtgtactatacagggaactGGGTACCATTTCATTATGGCCCCAGGCTACCTACCCTAGAAACGGCACTCCGCTGtctgccccctctcctcccagcttGGCGGCCCCTGCCCCATCTCCTGCAACCTTGCCTTGCAGCAGGGCCATCTCTCTGAGAGTGTGTGCAGAGTACAGGCTGATGGGGGAGTTATACTGTCCCTTCTGGCTTGAGAGAGACACTGCAGCggcaggggagggggggaggagcgGAGAGGGTGTACGGAGGGCAGGGGTCGGCTCTACAGGCTTTTTAGACAATAGTCTCCCAAACTTCTTCGCCtccacctcttcttcttcttctacttcttttTTAACATGCTCACCCTCCTTAATGacaagagagatagagtgagggaCTCAGAAAAACTGAGAAAtggggagagatagatagatagatagatatatagatagatagatagatagatagatagatagatagatagatagatagatagatagatagatagatagatagatagatgtggtGTATTGAAGCCACGGAAGTTCAAGACTGACCGCGTTAGCGTCCCCCTCCCCATTATGGTGAACGGAAAAATGACATTCTTTGTGTAAATCCAATCATGGTACTaataattgcttctaatacaccagatgtatTGATTTTTTTAGAAACACTAGTGGGCGCCAACACACAGCCTTCCAGTCTTCATGTATGTCCTTAAACCAATTCCCTAAGGTCTAAGGGTCCGGGCTGGGTttttactaagctaacatatggaattattTTACGGTGGTAATAACAAgggtcatttagctatttgatttggaatttgaACAGATATTTGATAAAACATAGAATTTGgctttactgctattagcccatagaaacacttTGAATAACATACTAATGCGCGGCAAACCAGTCAAAATCATTTATGAAAAGGAAGTACGTTTTGGAGTGTCTGTCCTacatctgagagatataagaaagctcagaaaATGATCAAATAAATGTTCTACCCATACTTAAGCATTTCTTTGCACTAAAGTACTTCCATATGTACTtccaatcattttttttttaaaactgacaccgggttaccttcagacgagtcttgtgaggctggTGGGCATTGTAGAGCAaaacatgtacgtgtttgtgagagtctcacctttcgaTGGTGGGGttcataatagtttgtagcccaaaccatTGGGACTATACAAACAGAAGTTGACACATCGGTGGTACTGACTTCAGACTGAGTCCAAGGAAGCTTGCAGCTGTCGGACACTACAGGCTTGCGAGAAGATCAATTTTCGGGATGCCTCCTGATCCTGTAGCTCTAACACTTTTCACCGCAGATGTGGAAGCCCGACATCAgaggatgcggtggattgagacacagcccatgcaaATGGATGGATTTGATGGATTTAATGggttgtttttttattattatagtTCGATTTCTGCAGGGGCACAGATATCGCCTCTAGTGGGTTTAAAAATAGCACAAAGAAGAAGTTATTAGGATAATGGAGTAGCTAATGGAAGCCTCCAGTACCCCAGTTGGCCTTCAACTTGAGTAACTCAATGAGAGGAAGCAGAACTGAGCTAGCGTGCACCGACACTTCCTGGATTAGCTAAAACGGCGCATGTTATGTCTCCAAGAGATGGCATCTTAACCGATTCAATTTGGCTTCAACCcgctattgagtcttcacataggaatgaatggtgtcacaTGATCGATGGCTTTATCCATTCATAAACAGTCATTGCCTTGGCCAGAGCTTGATCCTCTGCTCTTTAATATGGAAGCTACAGCTGCAATAGAAACACTAGTGGGCGCCAACACACAGCCTTCCAGTCTTCCATTGATCCCGTCTTCTTTTCTTCAAGGGCAATCGCATAGACACTCAAATGCCGaaacttttttgtgtgtgtgcgtgcatgtgtgtgtttaccttCTGGTGAGGAATAACTGACATGGGGGAGTCCATTCTGGGCGTTGCCATGGGAACAGGGGTAGGACGTTTCGACCTGGGTGCAGAGCCACAACAACAGACTTTTACGTTTAATATTACATTTGTTATGTAGTTTTGCATGTTATCTTGTAAGTATTTTAAGatctagtgtatgtgtgtgtgtgtgtttctatacaTGCATGCTTGTGCgcccatgtgtatgtgtgcgtgcctgtgtgtgcgtatATTTACTTTTGCATGGTGAGGGCCAGTTTATTGGAGGCCATCTTAATCTTGTTCTGTGCCTCCAGGTGTGTCATGCCTTCTGTACTAAGGCCGTCTATCGATGTGATGATGTCACCCTGGACGAGACTGCCCCCTGCAGCCTTACTGCCTGGAGTTatctagagggggagagagaaagcagaagagttaggaggaaaggaggaagggagcgaatgagagagagagagaacgagagagagaacgagagagagaacgagagagagagagagagagagagagccctgggCACTGAACtcagttcaacgtctattccacgttagTTCAACATAATTTCCTtcaaatgacgtggaaacaacgttgattcaactagtgtgtgcccagtggggagagagagagggtaacaGAGGCAGGGTTGTGTAAGAAAAACTGACATGGATACCtctgctcaaacacacacacaatttgagagaaataagcattatagcgtatggaacatttcagggatcttttatttcagctcatgaaacatgggaccaacactttacatgttgtgtttatattttagttcagtatatAAGGTCGTTATTCCTAGTGTCGGTCAGGTTATCTGCCTTCGCTCAAACCAATCAGATAAATCCGTGTCTAATTGATAACCAGCTGTAGTTATCACACTAAGACACACCAGGATGGATCAGCATGTATTAACACATACAGAATAGTATCAGGTCAACATCTTAACAGAACTCAACTGTCTATCTGTCATGTTCCACAGGAGACACCTCAATGAGATGCGCCACAAAAGTAACACAGCTTTCTAACGCACCAATCACAACAGCAGGAGTCAGATCCGTTGTCAAAAGTGGACTGGCGTCTCGTTCTCTCCTGCTCGAGTATACTACACTCCTCTAGAAACGACAAAAACTAAAAACAGTTATCCAAAATAGTTTTATTGAAATGGGCACCATTTTCAAACGCAACTTTCAAGCGGCATGACTGGGCCGTGATAGAACAGCAACTAGAGAAAACTAGCAGAAAACGCTGATCTGAACTAACTtcctcattaaaaaaaaacaccacAGAGAAAAGCATTGATAGAAACACTGAATAAGCAGTACAGACAGCTCAGACAGTTGTTGTAAAAGATGTCAAGCTGCTTGCTTAGCAAGTACCACTTCCTCCTGATTCAACTCATACAGAGGCTTGAATTCAGGACACACGCGACCGCCTTCCTAAAGCGTTCCATTCCATTGCGCTATTGGAAAAGGCCTTCTTCAATTGCCCAAGGCCCTACACTTCAGGCTGAAGAGTGAATTTCATGAACCACCATCTGCTACATTTGCATTTGAGTTAGATGGATGCACAGCAGTCTCTGTACAACTCTTAGGGCAGAGTAAGTATGTCTGTGGGACTAGGGAGTACTGGGGGGACTAGAGGGGACTAGGGAGTCAGAGGTAGAGTAGGGGCTAGGGTACAAGGCTGAGGTATGAGGACTGGGcatggacagagagactgggctggggacTGGAATAGAGGATAGGCTTACAGGCAGCTCGTTAAAGAGATAAAAATAAAGAGTGCTGTTGACGCCTCCTGCATCAGTCTGTTTAACCTAACTGCCCCCAACTACCTGCTAGTGCCACTCAAACCCGccttctctatctatctcttttCGCCGCTCCcgctctcttttcctctttctcctcaGTGACGCCTTCTGCCTTTGTACCTTCATTTATTCAGCGTGAGTCcgcattcgtgtgtgtgtgtgtgtgtgtgtgtgtgtgtgtttgtgtgaaattGTTCGGTTGTTTCAGGATGGCTTCACAGCAGCACCACTTTTCTCTCCTTAACTGCATCTGCTCTCTTAACATTTCACCACCCTGCTCTGCTTATGCTGaatcagctacacacacacacacacacacacacacacacacacacacacacacacacacgcatgcactgcATCCATCAGAACCAACTTTCGGACAAATCACGGTCTTGTTATCCATCCCTAAATATTCATTACTCTGCCATGGGACACAACAATGTATTCCGTCTCTCTTGAGAACATGGAAATAATGATGAACAGGCCTACATCTATCCTCCAGTCAAAAATCACACGACACTATCTGCTAGACACTatctgcgttgagacaatgacttatcaatgacccacgACCAGCTcatttaatccctaccattgtgccGCTGAGTTGTCGTAATGCTTCagaaaatgtacattatcccaggggcgCTGGAAGACAACGGGAGTAACCTAATTCATGTCCCTcttactgccctgaatgcctctgctgatcctacagctatggTATGCGGTAATCATGTGtatatgaaccagagttatactgtcAGCACTGAGGAAATCCACTGtgagcagctcaccctgcactaacataaataacctgAGCACCTCTGCTAAACTTCCCagtaaaacaataaaaacaatcaagcatcccagaaaagtgctaagaaatagcccacgttaacatatCAGGATTCAAGAAATCAATCATTTGCTGGTAACAGATGACATTCGTATTttgacaatctctgaaactcacttagttAATACATTTGATGacacagtggtagcaatacattcATAAGATCGACAGAAAAGACAAAGGTGGAGGTGTGgccgtttatattcagaaccGCATTCCTGTAAATCTTAGAGAGGaactcatgttaaatactgttgaagtaatatggctacaggttcatctgcctcacctaaagcccattctggtgggaagctgctatagaccaccaagtgctaacagtcagtatctggataacatgtgtgaaatgcttgataatgaatgtgatatcaacagagaagtatattttctgggtgattttaaatattgactggctttcatcataCTGCCCACTCAAGAGAATCCTTCAAACTGTAACGaatgcctgcaacctggttcaggttgtcagtcaacctgccagggtagttacaaacagcacaggaatgaaa encodes the following:
- the LOC110498951 gene encoding LIM domain-binding protein 3 isoform X1, whose protein sequence is MATYTVSLNGSAPWGFRLHGGKDFNMPLTISRITPGSKAAGGSLVQGDIITSIDGLSTEGMTHLEAQNKIKMASNKLALTMQKSKRPTPVPMATPRMDSPMSVIPHQKEGEHVKKEVEEEEEVEAKKFGRLLSKKPVEPTPALRTPSPLLPPSPAAAVSLSSQKGQYNSPISLYSAHTLREMALLQGKVAGDGAGAAKLGGEGADSGVPFLGGSLPMKDPVVDSASPVYQAVIQTHDRDEEIAEWARRAANLQSKSFKMLAHLTGTEYMQDPDEEALQRSRDKFESEVKGPRFRKLKNWHNGLSAQILNVPETPF